In the Quercus lobata isolate SW786 chromosome 5, ValleyOak3.0 Primary Assembly, whole genome shotgun sequence genome, one interval contains:
- the LOC115989266 gene encoding protein JINGUBANG-like isoform X2, with protein MASLDSSNSPPNPSFAIRGTATQNKFLRSISTKEPSFSHFPYTPPRLSSPSLSQSLHTSPLSSPLHPLSASKLNDLYSTYRCVSSVLKKDGQILSIAVSNSLVYTGSDSNVIRIWKLPDFSECGQLKTQACTVVALKVSNERVYAAYGDGKIRVWRKTWDGSLKHIRLATIPKSGSYVRSYIGGKDKMMKHTGPITSLAMNASDDIIYSASLDKTVKVWRISDQKCIETIQAHSGPVNDIIVTDDGLLFTASDDATVKVWRCNFFRGNQSHSLTVTLPAKSSPVKTLTLNQEGGVLYGGCTDGYIHYWFKGWYSGQLQYGGALQGHTHAVMCIASVSNYVVSGSADSTSRVWVREQDGHHTCLAVLVGHRGPIRCVTAFSGSLGEESEDGCTICTGSLDGVLKVWHVTCKNKSSQSSAQNACEYFEL; from the exons ATGGCTTCACTAGACTCCTCCAATTCCCCTCCAAACCCATCTTTTGCAATAAGAGGAACAGCCACACAGAACAAGTTCTTAAGAAGCATTTCAACCAAAGAGCCTTCCTTTTCACATTTTCCTTACACCCCACCAAGGCTAAGCTCCCCTAGTCTCTCCCAAAGTCTCCACACTTCACCACTCTCTTCACCTCTTCACCCTCTCTCTGCTTCCAAGCTTAATGACCTTTACTCCACCTATAGATGTGTCTCTTCTGTGCTAAAAAAAGATGGCCAAATCTTGTCCATTGCTGTGTCCAATAGCTTAGTCTACACTGGCTCTGATTCCAATGTTATAAGGATTTGGAAACTGCCTGATTTCAGTGAGTGTGGACAGCTCAAGACTCAGGCTTGCACAGTGGTTGCATTGAAAGTGTCCAATGAAAGAGTGTATGCAGCTTATGGTGATGGCAAGATTAGAGTGTGGCGCAAAACATGGGATGGGTCTTTGAAACACATTCGATTAGCAACAATCCCAAAATCTGGAAGTTATGTTCGGAGCTACATTGGTGGGAAAGACAAAATG ATGAAGCATACTGGACCTATAACCTCACTAGCGATGAATGCATCAGACGACATCATATATTCGGCGTCCCTTGATAAAACAGTGAAAGTATGGCGAATTTCTGACCAGAAATGCATTGAGACCATTCAAGCTCATTCTGGGCCTGTCAATGATATTATAGTCACTGATGATGGGTTACTTTTCACAGCCTCAGATGATGCCACTGTCAAAGTGTGGCGCTGCAACTTTTTTAGAGGGAATCAGTCTCACTCACTCACTGTGACACTCCCTGCCAAGTCCTCACCTGTAAAGACCTTAACACTAAACCAAGAAGGTGGAGTATTATATGGTGGGTGCACAGATGGTTACATACACTATTGGTTCAAGGGTTGGTACTCAGGCCAATTACAATATGGTGGTGCACTACAGGGTCACACACATGCAGTAATGTGCATTGCTAGTGTATCAAATTATGTTGTTAGTGGATCAGCTGACTCAACAAGCAGGGTTTGGGTTAGAGAACAAGATGGGCATCACACATGTCTAGCAGTCTTGGTAGGTCACAGAGGGCCTATTAGGTGTGTCACTGCATTTTCTGGGTCCTTAGGTGAAGAGAGTGAGGATGGTTGCACAATTTGTACTGGGAGTCTTGACGGAGTCTTAAAGGTGTGGCATGTGACATGCAAGAACAAATCAAGCCAGAGTTCTGCACAAAATGCGTGCGAGTATTTTGAGCTTTAG
- the LOC115989266 gene encoding protein JINGUBANG-like isoform X1 has translation MASLDSSNSPPNPSFAIRGTATQNKFLRSISTKEPSFSHFPYTPPRLSSPSLSQSLHTSPLSSPLHPLSASKLNDLYSTYRCVSSVLKKDGQILSIAVSNSLVYTGSDSNVIRIWKLPDFSECGQLKTQACTVVALKVSNERVYAAYGDGKIRVWRKTWDGSLKHIRLATIPKSGSYVRSYIGGKDKMQMKHTGPITSLAMNASDDIIYSASLDKTVKVWRISDQKCIETIQAHSGPVNDIIVTDDGLLFTASDDATVKVWRCNFFRGNQSHSLTVTLPAKSSPVKTLTLNQEGGVLYGGCTDGYIHYWFKGWYSGQLQYGGALQGHTHAVMCIASVSNYVVSGSADSTSRVWVREQDGHHTCLAVLVGHRGPIRCVTAFSGSLGEESEDGCTICTGSLDGVLKVWHVTCKNKSSQSSAQNACEYFEL, from the exons ATGGCTTCACTAGACTCCTCCAATTCCCCTCCAAACCCATCTTTTGCAATAAGAGGAACAGCCACACAGAACAAGTTCTTAAGAAGCATTTCAACCAAAGAGCCTTCCTTTTCACATTTTCCTTACACCCCACCAAGGCTAAGCTCCCCTAGTCTCTCCCAAAGTCTCCACACTTCACCACTCTCTTCACCTCTTCACCCTCTCTCTGCTTCCAAGCTTAATGACCTTTACTCCACCTATAGATGTGTCTCTTCTGTGCTAAAAAAAGATGGCCAAATCTTGTCCATTGCTGTGTCCAATAGCTTAGTCTACACTGGCTCTGATTCCAATGTTATAAGGATTTGGAAACTGCCTGATTTCAGTGAGTGTGGACAGCTCAAGACTCAGGCTTGCACAGTGGTTGCATTGAAAGTGTCCAATGAAAGAGTGTATGCAGCTTATGGTGATGGCAAGATTAGAGTGTGGCGCAAAACATGGGATGGGTCTTTGAAACACATTCGATTAGCAACAATCCCAAAATCTGGAAGTTATGTTCGGAGCTACATTGGTGGGAAAGACAAAATG CAGATGAAGCATACTGGACCTATAACCTCACTAGCGATGAATGCATCAGACGACATCATATATTCGGCGTCCCTTGATAAAACAGTGAAAGTATGGCGAATTTCTGACCAGAAATGCATTGAGACCATTCAAGCTCATTCTGGGCCTGTCAATGATATTATAGTCACTGATGATGGGTTACTTTTCACAGCCTCAGATGATGCCACTGTCAAAGTGTGGCGCTGCAACTTTTTTAGAGGGAATCAGTCTCACTCACTCACTGTGACACTCCCTGCCAAGTCCTCACCTGTAAAGACCTTAACACTAAACCAAGAAGGTGGAGTATTATATGGTGGGTGCACAGATGGTTACATACACTATTGGTTCAAGGGTTGGTACTCAGGCCAATTACAATATGGTGGTGCACTACAGGGTCACACACATGCAGTAATGTGCATTGCTAGTGTATCAAATTATGTTGTTAGTGGATCAGCTGACTCAACAAGCAGGGTTTGGGTTAGAGAACAAGATGGGCATCACACATGTCTAGCAGTCTTGGTAGGTCACAGAGGGCCTATTAGGTGTGTCACTGCATTTTCTGGGTCCTTAGGTGAAGAGAGTGAGGATGGTTGCACAATTTGTACTGGGAGTCTTGACGGAGTCTTAAAGGTGTGGCATGTGACATGCAAGAACAAATCAAGCCAGAGTTCTGCACAAAATGCGTGCGAGTATTTTGAGCTTTAG